A window from Anomalospiza imberbis isolate Cuckoo-Finch-1a 21T00152 chromosome 8, ASM3175350v1, whole genome shotgun sequence encodes these proteins:
- the DNMBP gene encoding dynamin-binding protein isoform X6: MTLLSSQTPSLEPSSATTESAEQRMLEKRAKVIEELLQTERDYIRDLEMCVERIMVPLQQAQMQNIDFEGLFGNIHMVINFSKQLLSALEASDAIGPVFLTHRAELESVYRVYCQNHDEAIALLETYEKDEKLQKLLLDLLDSLRSLYSEWGCTNYINLGSFLIKPVQRVMRYPLLLMELLSATPEAHPDKAPLTAAVLAVKEINVNINEYKRRKDLVLKYRKGDEDSLMEKISKLNFHSIIKKSNRVSSHLKHLTGFAPQLKDEAFEETEKNFRMQERLIKSFIRDLSLYLQHVRESACMKALAAGSMWDLCTEKGSGDLDQFQKVNRLISDQLFSSFKERTERLVISPLSQLLSMFAGPHKLVQKRFDKLLDFHNCTERAEKLKDKRTLEELQSARNNYEALNAQLLDELPKFLRFAKELFASCVRGYAEAHCDFVRLALEELRPLLSLLKVSGREGNLIAIFQDEHSRVLQQLQAFTFFPESQAAPKKTFERKSMERQSARRQPLVGLPTYFRQSDDIRAALLARYPPESLFQADRNFNAAQDLDVSLLEGDIVGVIKKKDPMGSQNRWLIDNGVTKGFVYSSFLKPYNPRRSQSDVSVGSHSSNESEHSSSSPQSNATLTFSPSGAAVTFTQKPLQDSVSPADVYQSPQPPLEVDSPSVPQLGSGDRVAPLAGTVTSQRRYSRPELGCSPSSRNGHPTKAHLRPTPSVEDRDSGLENSESEGNQVYYALYTFKGRNTNELSVSANQRLRILQFEDITGNQEWWLAEAHGKQGYVPSSYIRKTEYT, from the exons ATGACTCTCCTGTCCTCCCAGACACCGTCCCTGGAGCCGTCCTCGGCCACCACTGAGAGCGCAGAGCAGAGGATGCTGGAGAAGAGGGCCAAGGTTATTGAGGAACTGCTCCAGACAGAGCGGGACTATATCAGAGACCTGGAGATGTGTGTGGAGAGGATCATggtgcccctgcagcaggcacag ATGCAGAACATAGACTTTGAGGGCCTTTTTGGAAACATCCACATGGTAATAAACTTCTCCAAGCAGCTGCTGTCCGCCTTGGAGGCTTCAGATGCCATTG GACCAGTGTTCCTGACACATCGTGCAGAGCTGGAGAGTGTCTACAGGGTATATTGCCAGAACCATGATGAGGCTATTGCACTGCTGGAAACCTATGAGAAGGATGAGAAGTTGCAGAAACTACTTTTGGACCTGCTGGATAGCCTCAG GAGCCTGTACAGTGAATG GGGTTGCACAAACTACATTAACCTGGGCTCCTTCCTCATCAAGCCAGTGCAGAGGGTGATGCGGTACCCGCTgctgctgatggagctgctgagTGCTACCCCTGAGGCTCACCCTGACAAGGCACCACTCACGGCTGCTGTCCTTGCAGTCAAAGAAATCAACGTCAACATCAACGAGTACAAGCGCCGGAAGGACCTGG TGCTAAAGTACAGAAAAGGGGATGAGGATAGCCTCATGGAGAAGATCTCCAAGCTCAACTTCCACTCTATCATCAAGAAATCCAACCGTGTGAGCAGCCACCTCAAGCATCTCACAGGCTTTGCACCCCAG CTAAAGGATGAAGCCTTTGAAGAGACAGAGAAAAACTTCCGGATGCAGGAGCGTCTGATCAAGTCCTTCATCCGGGACCTTTCCCTCTACCTGCAGCATGTCCGG GAGTCAGCTTGTATGAAGgcactggcagcagggagcatgTGGGATCTGTGCACAGAGAAGGGAAGTGGGGACTTGGACCAGTTCCAGAAAGTGAATCGTCTCATCAGCGACCAGCTCTTCTCCAGCTTT AAAGAGCGGACGGAGCGGCTGGTGATCTCGCCCCTGAGCCAGCTGCTGAGCATGTTTGCGGGGCCCCACAAGCTGGTGCAGAAACGCTTTGACAAACTGCTCGACTTCCACAACTGCACCGAGCGAGCGGAGAAGCTGAAGGACAAGCGAacgctggaggagctgcagtcAGCCCGCAACAACTACGAGGCCCTCAATGCCCAGCTGCTGGATGAGCTGCCCAAGTTCCTGCGCTTCGCCAAGGAGCTCTTTGCCAGCTGCGTGCGGGGCTATGCCGAGGCACACTGTGACTTCGTGCGCTTGGCCCTGGAGGAGCTCAGACCCCTGCTGTCG TTGCTGAAGGTGTCTGGCAGGGAAGGGAACCTCATTGCCATCTTCCAGGATGAGCACAGTCGagtcctccagcagctccaggccttCACCTTCTTCCCAGAGTCCCAGGCGGCTCCCAAGAAGacttttgaaaggaaaagcatGGAACGGCAGTCTGCCCGGCGGCAGCCCCTCGTTGGCTTG CCGACCTACTTCCGGCAGTCGGATGACATCCGAGCTGCCCTCCTGGCCCGCTATCCCCCAGAGAGTCTCTTCCAGGCAGACCGCAATTTCAATGCTGCCCAAGACCTGGATGTCTCCCTGTTGGAAGGAGACATTGTGGGCGTCATCAAGAAGAAGGACCCCATGGGCAGCCAGAATCGCTGGCTCATAGACAATGGGG TGACCAAAGGCTTTGTGTACAGCTCCTTTCTGAAGCCCTACAACCCCCGCCGCAGCCAGTCAGATGTCTCTGTGGGCAGCCACTCTTCCAACGAgtcagagcacagcagctcctctccccagAGCAACGCCACCCTGACCTTCAGCCCCAGTGGGGCGGCCGTCACCTTCACTCAGAAACCCCTGCAGGACTCTGTCTCCCCGGCAGATGTGTACcagtccccacagcccccactgGAGGTGGACTCCCCCTCTGTGCCCCAGCTTGGCTCTGGTGACAGGGTGGCCCCACTGGCTGGTACCGTGACATCTCAGCGCCGCTACAGCCGCCCcgagctgggctgcagccccagctctcgCAACGGGCACCCCACCAAAGCACATCTCAGGCCCACGCCCTCGGTGGAGGACAGAGACTCAGGGCTGGAGAACAGCGAGTCAGAGGGCAACCAG GTCTACTATGCTCTCTACACCTTCAAAGGCCGAAACACCAATGAGCTGAGCGTGTCAGCTAACCAGAGACTCAGGATCCTGCAGTTTGAGGACATCACAGGCAATCAGGAGTGGTGGTTGGCCGAGGCCCACGGCAAGCAGGGCTATGTGCCCTCAAGTTACATCCGGAAGACAGAGTACACGTGA